acaatatcactctatatttcagctgcttggcagtaatgttagctgaccagacgaaggtctctccatgaatcaatgctaatcctagtgttggcttttcctgcctcagcctcccggcCGCGGcgggagggaacaggggagacaccagagttttggtcggagacgataacgtttccaaagctacggtctcccccgcgcactacgaccgcggccaacactgttttgcatgacgggcttcactagatagaactttgcggttttgatgcttccatgtagtttgtgttggagtctgagtctgaacagcgtagccacacgcgagtgcgcataggacaccgacccggattgatttatacgtgtaagaagttacaaacagtccctttaaacgaCATGACTGCCAGGATTTAGTACGAACCAGGATCAGTCAGCAGAGTAGGATCTGAAACAGTCTCAGGAACCAAAACCTGAACTAGGTTCATGCAAGTCAAACACAGATCAAGTTTTCCTGATTAATGTACATAAGTCCAGTATTCGCTCTTGTTTGctcaccaactcctgagagaaaTATCAGTCTCTTTAAGCTGCTAGATGTTCCACTTTCTTCACCAGCTGGTCTCTGACTGTGACAGATCAGCCAGTTGTTAGAAAGCTGAACCTCAAACTAAGTTATGTTGTAATAGTCCTGCATCACGATCTGAGTAACTCTGTTGTGTATATGTCTTTCTAAACTTAGaataattaacatttaaaaGTCAGAATGAATGAGCAGAGAAGTAACAGGACAGGAAGTCGGTGAAGGTCCGGCATTCCTCCGCATCATCTGATCGGATTTTGAACCTTTTATCATCGTCTATAGCAGCGGTCCTTCAATATGTTTTCTATCACGGCAGCTCGCCACGTTAATGCCACATCGTCCAACTGCATCGTCTCGTTAAAGCGCTTtgtaaagttttattttttgctctGAACACCATCTGTAAGAGAAGAACTGAGGCGGCTTCACCAGTAAAGTCAAGATGATGAATGTCCCTGAACGGTGAGATTACCTCTCCACTTTTATACTTCTATAACTTCTATGAAGCAGAGAGGTTGACTTTAATGGCTTTCATATTTAAATGCAAGTGAAACACGGCTTATAAATGAAATCACAAGACAggctttaaataaaatgttaatatgGGGGAAGCCGAGGTTTTTTTGTATTCCTTTTAGGAAACCATACTGCACTTCTCTCGTTAGAGAGAACATATTCTGTGTATATTAAAGTCAAACTGTAACTTTTGAAGAAGTTATAACACATTCTTCCTCTTACAGAtgaaatgttaaattcagacaTAATAAAACAGCCTCCAGCTCAGGAGTTTTGCTGCTACAGTCTCACTTGGACTGGTATTACCACAAGTCTGttatggtggctaatgttagcaaactgTAAGAGATATTGCAGGTGATGCcgagtcagtgtgctgactcaaCTTAGCATTTTCAgggtcatacttgtattttgggtttcaactagaacatgtttatctgctttaatgttaaaaaaacacttaatttctctcatcctgtctgtctgaatatacctgtattcaccgtccgtctgaaacgctccgtttttgGCGCCTGCCTCTTTAACCACTTAAGCCcgagggtgctggaaggtgtggttcgcctagacagacatacccaaaataaaacagtaacaGTGTGACTGTCACTATGtctgagtaaattgtgatgaaccaaagaagaaatttacatttttatccttgtctaaaatgttttctagattagacagtggataaaaccattatagcaatgatgccatgcacagataTGCCattgaattcattcagcaactccttgactacaactgtgccaaagcagatataaataacacaaagcacatagattaaGGATAGAATAGGACCaggcggactctccatttggccacccaaagtgtgccaaatgggttttctacttcttaaaagggaatctggctctaaactactactgatatccactacaggaggctatgtgcacacaatggagccttaggccatgacatttactctgtgcatcatcacattctaccattgtgcacagtagaaaatcaataaaaaacaaccaaattgtgtaattttgactccaaatggagtagttttattataataatgaaatgtgaTCAAGtaaaaacttagataataacaaataagatcaataacaatgtaaataagattaaaaagaataatccaaaaagaataaaaatacaatttctcgtgttgattttgtaactaaaatatggaaatcattgccaaacaaacattgtttggacaaaatacacttggagtgGTTTTTTTAGTGGCGTTCAAATTATAATTAGGTAACAGCCTTAATAAATACAGTGACATCGATGGTGTAAATAGGCGACTAAGACACAGCTGGCTGGTTTCAATGCATTTCTACATTTTTAACGGCCCTGAAATTGAACTGTAGGCTATTAATGcctataatattaaaataaaatatatatattatatatatatttccatatTTTGTCACGTATAAAATAAACACCGTAAGCAGACAACTTGACTACTATAAgctaattatttaaacagcatttttataGGAATAATTCTGTCGCAAGCTTcttgatccatataagcggttgatcactgtagaAATAGATAATTACAGTAATTACAGAGTCAGTTCTCCCAAATCACAAAAGTATTTCCCTCCTTAGCACTAGTGCTATCTAGCTATGCAGACCATTGGTTTTATTTATCTGTGGCTGAGGTTTAGACTTAATAAAGCAGGTGAgtggacttttttcttgtagtGATGAGAGAGCAGAAGAATATAGATATATTTCAAACTCAACAGCATCGTCCTGGCTTCTCCACACAATCCACAGACCTCAgttttatgaataaaatcatgttcaataatgttcagtggaagcagcagcaggatacTGACATCAGTAATCAAACAGTAAACATGTTGTTATAATCCAGCAGAGCGGCGTCCTATCAGATCGGACGCTGCAACAAAGATTTCATGATCATTTTTCCTCACAGGGCAAAACTGTCAAGACTGTTTCCAACTGGTCAGCGGCACATATTTGGGTTTACAGATTTGTTTTATCTTCACGATCAAATCTGTTGAACGTGGTGATTCCATTCAAATTAACTGAATTCCTCCCAAAAATGTGACTGACAGCATCTAATGTGTGATCCTCCTGACAGCTCCAACAGTACAGCCTTCCAAACAACATGTAATATACCTTCATTACAAATCAGCATCTGTAATAATATATAAGTATTTAAACTAAAGAGTGTTGAGCAACCTGAACAAAAGACAGGAACATAATCAATGAATGTGGCTGCTGGCGTCTAAATGAAGGTTGTTCTTTTTAAGGCATCCTGGTTTCCAACACACAGTTCACACTGACACATAATCCCAGTGTTTAGAGATTAGAGAACACAAGCTGCCATCTGCTGGTGGAAGGAGCGTAGTGAAACAAAGAGACAAGTGTTTCCtgagcattttatttatttatctatcttttatctatttatttatttatttatttatttatctatcttttatctatttatttatttatttatttatctatcttttatttattttatttatttatttattttttaaacaccaaaaatatgctgctgccatgataaattaaaatgattacagtctttaatgcacattttaaaattaatttacaatattaaatgcacttttttattcagtcattttatgtgcatattgtaatatgtacatatctgtcactgcagatataaatcctactcactgtacatacagcttcggaagccctgaaaggcaagcgagaatttttttttttcttctggtgatccattttttaaatctgatctaaattattttctctcccgtgtttatgacttaagaacaggttgaattttcttctttttttttctaataatctttctaagttcttttttttatctattaaaAAGGTAAAATTAAAGACCTGAAGACCTTTTTTTGCCTCTAAGGGAAAACAGGTTGAAAAGAACGTAGGACTAAGCATTCAAAGAATCAAcctgaaaaataatttaaaaaaattcttCCACCTGttggcaaagaaaaataaagtagCTTACAAAAACCAgtataaaaaatttaaataaaaataaccttttttccctagttagaaagattatcctggaAAAAAtccacctgttcttaagtcataaacatgggagagaaaataatttaaatcagacttagaaaatgtatcaccagaaaaaaataatcttgcATGCCTTCTAGGGCTTCCGTATACAGTATCTCCATCTccacatgtacatactgtacataatcatatttatttcttcgcactatttgtattgatcacaacttccagaacacttgacttgtataaagacatattattttcattattgtattCTACGTTGTTGCGTTCCGTTGTTGCGTTCCGTTGTTGCGTtccgttgttgcgttacgttgttgcctTACGTtgtctcaccaaaattttgcgtaactttggagcgttatttaacctccttcacgacaagctagtatgacatggttggttcaaTGGATTCCagggttttgtagtttcatatgataccagtatcttcactagctaattagtggtgttaaaatgaatttgcgttaacgcgttattatcgcgttaactttgacagccctacatttaGGTTTCTACTGTTGTATTAGTTTATCAGTCACCTGTCACTCTGCACTAACTTGCTGTACAAATAATCGTTTGATGGAGTGGGTGAACACGGATCTCTCCACAAGAACACGCTGATTTATTAAGTTTCAAACTCGGACATGACACCGTCCACTTCTCACATCTTTAGTCAAACAGTTACACATTAAGTTAAGAGCTCAGGTTAGGTCGGGTCACATGGGCTgtgcttcctcctctctctggcctGGAAGTGTCTTTGACAATAACCTCATCTGAATCATGTGTTATAGAAAGGTCCCTCCTTTCCACCTCTGAGGTTTAACCCAATCAGCAGACTTCCAGCGTGGTTctgaaaataatttaaagtgCTTATATCTGTATcagatctgctgctgctgacatctGGTTTGGGTTTTCGTCGGCTAACTCaatttttataatgaaataGAAGCTCCGATTGATGCTCGGAGGAGTCATGCAGTAGAGATCTTATCGAAGTGTTCAGCTGGGGGGGATCCCCAGACTGTTTGGATTGTGAGGCCAAACAGCAGCTTCCTCTCTAAAATATCACTTCAGAGACCAGATTACAAAACTATGAGACCACAACATGGTATTTCCTTacatttgaaatatttaacaaCCCAGACTCTTCAGCCCTGCTGGTTGTGATATTTTTGGTCAGGATGTAATACAACTGAATATTGCCCCCCTTTTCTCCACAAAGCCTACAATCAGCTCCAACTCTTCAGACGTGAGAGCTCTGCACAATGTCACAGCTTCACTGGAGACTACAGCGCCTTGCTCAAGGACTCTAAGGATATAAGTTACCAGTTCAATACTGAGAAACATCCAATGAGAAGAAGAGCTAACAccgtctataatgcattataaacactTAAGTGTTGTAATCTGCTgatagcactgtataattatagcTATAGGCActcatacattttcataatgcgttttatatgtaaatatttcataattgctggtcactcactgacagattaatttaacaaaattaacttgtaatcacattataatgcattataatagTGATTATAATGCACTATTACAAGATTAGAACATATTACAACTATGgtaattataatacactatgatcctagcaaaaaataaatgtcagtgagtgatcagcaattataaaatattatgatacttgaccttattAGTCATTATAAagtgctttataatgtgttatgattattgttataatgcattataaatatTTGAGTGCTTAACTATAACTATACAGTGCTTTATGtagataataacacattatatgtttataatgcattataatctgcttatagcataATGTGATTTTAAGTCACTTTGTTATAATTGTTATAAatcattatgaatatttatgaatgcttaactataattatacattGCTATACACATATAACacaagtatgtttataatgcattataaactctcctataatgcattataatctgcAGTAATTATGCGTTATAAAAAAGATTACAATGTATTGcaactatgggaattataatacattatgatCCTTGAAAAATTCTGAGCAATTATGAAGTACTATGATAGTTGACTCGATTATTGTTctaaagcattatgaatatttgAGTTTATAACTAATTCTACAGTGCAATACGCAGATTATATTATTAACATAcgtataatgcattataatctgtttatagcattatataatgtgtttttaagtcACTGTAAGTGGTCAGTGTTTGCTAAAGTGAAAAGAACATAAAAGGTACATttaatttttactttacttaaatcAAACAATGATCACTTAGagtaacttataatcacattCTAAATTACTATTATAACAGTAattgtaatgcattataaaaacatataatgtattacaactatgggaattataaCACTATGACCCTTGAAAAATTACGAGCACAAATATATTTGACCTCATAAGTAATTATAAAACACTTTGTGTTATGATTGTTATAAAGtattataactataattaaacagtgctataagcagattataacacataagtatgtttataattcattatagacatgggcatCATAGAAATTGTTaccaaagaaaacaaagctagattattttctattctatttatgttttttcatcctgttttataGCAGATGTAGACCACTGCCCTGGAACAAAGACCATCTCTGCTGacataaaacaaaatcaattaCATCATCAACATTCAGGTATTATAACGCAAAGCTAATTCCACTAATGAATTAGTGTGACTATGGTTTAGGCCTCTACTACTGTACATGAGATGAGAGACGGAGGGACCTGGTAGCTACACAcctgtgtttatttaaatgttaaatgccTTCATTCACCAGAAGACCGAAGAGGTTACCGGAAAtgaggggagagaagaggagaacgGCGCTCCTCGAAGGTCCACAGCTGGGTTCAAACCAGGAATGTTGTAATTACAGTATGTATGGCTTTAACCAGCAGGGCCTTTATTATTATACCTCCGACCTCTTTTTTAACCTGACTCAACTTTTAtaaggccattaaataggcgtcatcagtcgctataagcaccagaGATGTGGGTAAGTAGTACGATGGTACAATGGTCGAAGCTtagaagcatttgggtcagccctaataaggatatattatgtatatatgtagaacgtcgtcatgcagaaacctacatcaGGTAACGTGGGAAAAtgttttagaagggcttggggaaaatataattttgactcTAAAACATatgtactttgaccaaaatgtgaatgtttgaggtttttatatcattctgttcctcatgtattcaaatccaaaataATGGACCCGTCCTTCAAGGATACCAGAATGTGCAATTCTCATGTCTAACTGTCAGGAGCAGGACTTCCACTTtgtcataaaaatgtgttttatcacACGACCATATGGAGGAGAAACAATTCAGAgtcaacatgtttttcttttattctccaTTGTCACAACTGACACTTTCAATCCATCGTTTACAAGCAGTTGAACTCCATTTCAGGCTGTAACCGTTGAGAACCGTGACCCCCGCTTTAACGTCACCATGATTGGCTACAGTGAGAAATAAAAGCAGCGGTGGGGAGGGGAGGGGCGTTGCACATGTTTTGGCCCTTAAAGTCAAATgaaataaatcacaataaaaaaaggaagacaGAAAGAATAAGACTTTAGAAATCAGATGATGCGCTTTGGTGGTTCCTTTGGCATCAGAGCTCCTCTTTACCGATCGACCTGGATTATTAGTAAAACACACTAAGCGCTTCATGAGCATCTTGTCAGGTAGTTTCCATTAAGCGCTGACCCAGGGCAGCAAATATGTGTAAACATACTGGAATAAGGCCGCTGTACACTAAACCGTTTGCCTCGATTCATTAAAAGACGCAGAAGAACCAGTTCGGTCACCTTCCACCTGGAGCCGTGACGAGACGGAGAGAAGAGCTAAGGTAGAAAAGGGTTTATTTTATTCCATAAATGGAGAGGGAATGACGAACAACAAGAGGAATTCTCTTTATCAGCCACAGTGGCACTTTCAGAAGAGTATTGATGacaaagaaagaggagagacgGTGGACGACTGAAGATATTGGTGTTAAATGAGATGGTTTTCAGTTGAAACACAGGGCTGGATGTTTCTGCACCCTCCTGATGTGATAAACTCCTACACAAATAAAGCTCCAGATGGAAGCTTTGGGTAGTTGTCTGGggcagcagtttgagctcaaaTGTCTCATGTTTTCAAACCAGAAATGAGTGATTCAACAGCAGCTGTATGGAAGGTTATTTAAAAGggaagaaacaaacagaaaattgTCTCTCAGAGTCCCTGAAACGTTGAGATTTGGaagtccaaaacctaaagtgGTGCTCAGAGTGCAACCTGGCCCATCTCTGAGCTCCCACCCACCAAACCCTGCTACACCTAAACACCAAAACTGTTCTAGCCACACCTCCtcgtcctctttcttcttcttcttcttcttctcctcctcctcctcagctggaCAGGGTGCTCAGTAGCGATAGTGGTCCGGTTTGAAGGGCCCCTCAGTGGGCAGACCCAGGTACTTGGCCTGCTTGTCTGTCAGCTTGGTCAGCTTCACCCCCAGTTTGTCCAGGTGGGCAGCTGCCACCTGCTCATCCAGCTgttgagacacagagagaaatggGAGagagtcaagtcaattttatctatatctatatctatgcAGATGAACGGCGCCCCTTCGCCGGGACTCCTCGCTCTGTCACCCCGTAGCGTTTCACTTTGGTGGCCTTACGTGACGAGGTATTATCAATCAACTTGACTAGGGTGGCTTCacccacaggtgctttccccgtaaacattttgttttttattcagagaaaatgacctttttcccgtcatgatatcaacgtgcacgcagcatcagcctcacgtatccagccggaaagcagacggtccgcgaggcaaattatcacgggagtgaagtaaaaaacaaaacagaaattcaagtAACGTTAGTCTAAAatagtttttaaatgttttttccgtatgttttcatgtttgaaaAGACCCAAACTGAACACTGTAAGAGGACAGCTTGATTACTATAAGTGAACtctatttaaacagcgtttgtaggaatgattctgtccaaagctgtttgatcactatcagctgttgatctctgtattattgctctactgtttatattgaaaatgaggacagaagcagcaggttaaaccactgttcatttaacttgaacagaagttggtttattagatgttttgttaaatattgctctgccttgtatcttgagaactgaagcagcaaATTAAAAGTATTAAACTACTGTGATAATCGATTAGTAATCTTTTAAGaagaaaagtctaaattctgattccagcttcttaaatgtgaatattttctggtttctttcctcctccgtgacagtaaactgaatatctttgagttgtggacaaaacaagatatttgaggacgtcatcttgggctttgggaaacactgatccacatttttcaccattttatagaccaaacaacgacAGATTAGtcagcaatgaaaataattgttgctTGCAGCCCTAATGTACTCGTAACTTTTCTGATTTGAGAAATTGCTTTTGTCAACATCCGATTCTTTGCACAAATTTTTATTTCGACGCTCACATTTTAGTTCTACAACTACATATATTTTTCTACACATTTACAGACTTCAAGACACCATTTCTCAAGCTCAGAGTCGTATTGACCCTTATCTGAGCCCACAGATGATTAACCAAACATCTCTCTTGATGCTCTGATGTATTAAACTGTATTTCAGAGCGGCCTTAATGGATTTGTACAGCGATCCAGCTGTGTAAGAAATCTGGTGTATTCTGTTAGACAGGGAGTGGATATGAAGGACTTATATGAAGGGTCGTCTTGGATGGAGGGAGATGTTCTGAGGGCATAACCCCGCTCCTTAAATCTCCACATCATCGCTTGGCTTTTTACTGTTCAGCACCAAATACATCTGTTGCAGTCAACAGCAGCTTcctgtttcatttttttaatcttccaATTCTAGCCCGTCTTATGAACCCTGCTCCCTTTGATGTAACCGCTCTCTATCACTGTAAAAACATCACATCTGGgatttcctgctttcattttttcaCTGTGGTTTTCAGGCTTAAGTGAAATAGACTTCATGCCAAGATCACTGTCTAAGGAACTGAGATGAGATCATCCCTCTTTTTAAAGTCACCCAGCTTGATCTATATCTTAAATGTATCCGTTCCATCCTGAATAGACATCTAAGAGTTCAACtcttgcattaaaagagaagaCGCTTATCTGCGACCACACCAACTGCACattgttttcatcatttcaaAACGACCCTTCCCTCGAGGTCTTAGATGATTATCAGGGGCGGAAATAAAATCTGGCAAGTGAAGACTCAGCTTCAGCTGAAGACAGCTGGCCGCGAGTCAAGTTTTCAGACCCCTCAACAAACGAAGAGAAGAGAACAGTCTGGCTTCTCCAAAAAGGGAAATCATTGTCTGGTAGGTTTTGGTGCAGGGTGTGAATAAATGGCATCATTAATCTGGTggcatttcattttattctacAGACTAGAAGTGGATATTTATTATGGATGGACGCAATTAGTCGACCAGGCGATTAAACGTTGCTACCCCCGCTAGTCGGCATACTAGTTGGTTAAACATGTTATTAACGGATATATGCTCTCCACTCTGGTCTGAACTCATCAGTCGCTCCTGACTCACTTCCGCGTTCTCCCGGTCGCCGCCTGCCACCACTTCCTCTTTCAGCAGCTGTGTTCAACAGTCAGTCTGGTTCTCTCCTGATCAACTGAATTGGTCAGCAGATAGGGCTGTAtcaaatgtctttttatttttttagggctgtcaaagttgatgcgataacacattaacgcaaatttgttttaaggccactaatttctttaacgtattaatgcAACCAATCTTTCCAAGTtttgtagctcagttttaaagctatagtgaagatactggtatcatatgaaactagaaaacccaatgaatccattggtaccaaccatgtcatgctagtttgtcacaaaggagtttaaataacactccaaactttacattttagcgaggaaaaactgtcatggccattttcaaaggggtcccttgacgtcTGACGTTGAGATATGTGAACGAAAATGGgttcgccaactattttgataatagatcaattggtttgagtcatttttttaagaaaaaaaagtttaaattctgattccagcttcttaaatgtgaatattttctggtttctttcctcctctatgacggtaaactaaatatctttgagacatttgaggacgttatCTTAGACTTTGGGAAACgttgatccacatttttcaccattttaggattttatagaccaaacaactaactgattaatctagaaaataatcaacagattaaaagACAATATGCCCTAATGTCCAAGATCAGTTTTAATGCCGTGTAAGTGATGTACTGCATAAAAAACATTGTTCTGACCTGCTTGGGCAAGAAGTAGACTCCGAGGGGGTATTTGGAGGTGTTGGTCCACAACTCGATCTGAGCCAGAACCTAGAGGGGAGGACAGGTGGTGAGACTCAGATTGGATGCAGCATCATTATGTCAGTATGTCTAGGACTTAAATTAAAATCTTGCTGCTCATGACTCCCGTTACTCTTCTCTGGCTCACAGTACCTGATTGGTGAAGGAGTTGCTCATGACGAAGGACGGGTGTCCCATGGCACAGCCCAGGTTGACCAGTCTGCCCTCGGCCAGGATGATGATGTGACGGCCGCTCTTCAGACGATAGCGATCGACctgaaggaggagagggaggaggattaCTGCTTCTGTGACAGTTCAGATACAGAACTCAGAGCGTCGACCGAGTGGGAACACAGAAGAGAAAACCAAGAGAACAGATGCCAAACTCTGAatataaaatggaaaagtgAACTTGGTTTCAGCATGTAAAAATGAAGTCTAAGTTTTCCTACCTGAGGCTTGATGTTGACGTTCTCTGCAGCGTTTTTTTTGAGCCAGGCCATGTCGATCTCACAGTCAAAGTGTCCGATGTTACAAACAATGGCATCGTCCTTCATGTTCTCAAAGTGACTgaagggaacacacacacacacaataattaCCATGCAGCTTGGTGTTGTACCAACATTTGACATTCTAACTTTCCGTAGCGGTGCGCAacaaccggctctaggtcggctctgggtgaaggtggctcgctGCCCTGACTGTGAGCTTTTCAGCACCGCTCTGCCGCTTCCCGGGCCCGTGGACTTAGTGCTCGCTGTGGCTCCCGGCGCGATTGTCAAccgtttaccatgctttgtgggtgtgagttttttgccgtgtcatcaccattaatatctatacaaccagtgggtttatgattaaattgtttactggAGCACATTCTtcttctaataataataataataatattcttcattttgttctcaaagttttaaaaacatacaaaattgTCCAGGGGAGCGTGCCCCCAGACCCCCATAGAGGGTGgaaattcctgtattttttcttACGATGTCAGTTTTCCCCCACAATATGATGCAACCCTTTAAACTGGTCCAACTTACTGTCCCAGGATGATGTCCTCACAGCCGGTGGTGGTGACGAAGATGTTTCCTTCCTTAGAAGCCTCGTCCATGGTGGTGACCTCATAACCTACAGAGCAACAAAGGAGAAAGGGTTATATACTGTGGACTGATAATTTAGGTTGTTCTCAAATAATGGGTGGTGTTTTGAAGGGAGAAccctgtcttttttatttttaaacaaactTCTAAGTTACTACATAATAAGTAagtttgacttatttttttcttattaataattTCTGCAGACTGCAGGTGTTTGGTACAATCTTGGCAGCTGCAGAGGCACGATTTGAATCTTAAATCCTAACCAACTACACAGTCAActcaagtttttttctctctccatgatgtttgaaaaaaagtgttGGTGGCATTAATATGCTGTCCCTTTGGCCATGATCACCTACCCTCCATGGCCGCCTGCAGGGCATTGATGGGGTCGATCTCGGTGACGATGACGCGAGCTCCGAACCCACGCAGAGCCTGGACGCAGCCTTTGCCAACGTCACCATAGCCCGCCACCACGGCAACTTTACCAGCGATCATCACATCGGTGGCTCTCTTGATGCCATCGAT
This portion of the Sebastes fasciatus isolate fSebFas1 chromosome 1, fSebFas1.pri, whole genome shotgun sequence genome encodes:
- the ahcy gene encoding adenosylhomocysteinase — translated: MSEKLPYKVADITLAEWGRKAIDIAENEMPGLMKMREMYGKTKPLKGARIAGCLHMTLQTAVLIETLTDLGAEVQWSSCNIFSTQDHAASAIAKTGVPVYAWKGETDEEYVWCIEQTLYFKDGKPLNMILDDGGDLTNMVHTKYPKLLAGIRGVSEETTTGVHNLYKMLKKGELKITAINVNDSVTKSKFDNLYGCRESLIDGIKRATDVMIAGKVAVVAGYGDVGKGCVQALRGFGARVIVTEIDPINALQAAMEGYEVTTMDEASKEGNIFVTTTGCEDIILGHHFENMKDDAIVCNIGHFDCEIDMAWLKKNAAENVNIKPQVDRYRLKSGRHIIILAEGRLVNLGCAMGHPSFVMSNSFTNQVLAQIELWTNTSKYPLGVYFLPKQLDEQVAAAHLDKLGVKLTKLTDKQAKYLGLPTEGPFKPDHYRY